Proteins found in one Drosophila busckii strain San Diego stock center, stock number 13000-0081.31 chromosome 2R, ASM1175060v1, whole genome shotgun sequence genomic segment:
- the LOC108595754 gene encoding uncharacterized protein LOC108595754 has protein sequence MVRLLSWCLISSMLVIEYNVILLAVNFVLMLVLIGHVDVKQHTMDNSKMYLSSLGINDLTCVLRGFCLCCCMLNAVLGIFAAKYPSILKCASYVLCCLILLFYAACIAGSRFHDEANYRYQTAMLLQNLWSLSRTDDIEELLDCCGKNGVIDYRLTNRTWSKTACCELPDCTGCEEKFYKYLYKFEQEIARDNIILFVLLLVGMLIMIFYYKDVKVMGDPYESESSSSDADEPTG, from the coding sequence atgGTGCGACTGCTTAGCTGGTGCCTCATATCCAGCATGCTGGTCATTGAGTACAACGTTATATTGCTGGCGGTTAATTTTGTGCTGATGCTGGTGCTGATTGGGCATGTGGATGTGAAGCAGCACACGATGGACAATTCCAAGATGTACCTCAGCTCGTTGGGCATCAACGATTTGACGTGCGTGCTGCGCGGCttttgcttgtgctgctgcatgcTGAACGCTGTGCTGGGCATATTCGCGGCCAAGTATCCGTCGATACTCAAGTGCGCCAGCTATGTGCTCTGTTGTCTTATATTGCTCTTCTACGCCGCCTGCATAGCCGGTTCGCGCTTTCACGACGAGGCCAACTACAGATACCAGACGGCCATGCTGCTGCAGAATCTGTGGTCGCTGTCGCGCACCGACGACATCGAGGAGCTGCTGGACTGCTGTGGCAAGAACGGCGTGATCGATTATCGTCTGACCAATCGCACCTGGTCGAAGACCGCGTGTTGTGAGCTGCCCGATTGCACGGGCTGTGAGGAGAAGTTCTACaagtatttgtataaattcGAGCAGGAAATCGCGCGTGATAAtatcattttgtttgtgctgctgctcgttggcATGTTGATAATGATTTTCTACTATAAGGATGTGAAGGTAATGGGTGATCCGTATGAGTCCGAGTCCTCCTCGTCCGATGCCGACGAACCAACCGGATAA